One Burkholderia vietnamiensis LMG 10929 genomic window carries:
- the pnuC gene encoding nicotinamide riboside transporter PnuC, with translation MSPLEIAGVIVSALAIWLTAKRRMLCWPVGLASVALYGWIFFDAKLYSDMLLQGAFAVLQVYGWRRWIAQRELDAGSAGAAPAGDVAPVTGVRPRQMLPDLIAAVVGSALLGGMMARWTDAALPFVDASLTAFSLVAQYWTARRYIASWGLWIVVNVVYVGMFVFKALYLTAGLYALFIALAVIGWRDWRRSADALHAATSPVA, from the coding sequence ATGTCCCCACTCGAAATCGCCGGCGTGATCGTCAGCGCGCTGGCGATCTGGCTGACCGCGAAGCGGCGCATGCTGTGCTGGCCGGTCGGCCTCGCGTCGGTCGCGCTGTACGGCTGGATCTTCTTCGACGCGAAGCTCTATTCCGACATGCTGCTGCAGGGCGCGTTCGCGGTGCTGCAGGTGTACGGCTGGCGCCGCTGGATCGCGCAGCGTGAGCTGGACGCCGGCAGCGCGGGCGCTGCGCCGGCCGGCGACGTCGCGCCCGTGACCGGCGTGCGGCCGCGGCAGATGTTGCCCGACCTGATCGCGGCGGTCGTCGGCAGCGCGCTGCTCGGCGGAATGATGGCGCGCTGGACCGATGCGGCGCTGCCGTTCGTCGATGCGTCGCTGACCGCGTTCAGCCTCGTCGCGCAGTACTGGACCGCGCGACGCTACATCGCGTCGTGGGGGCTGTGGATCGTCGTGAACGTCGTGTACGTCGGGATGTTCGTGTTCAAGGCGCTGTATCTGACCGCCGGGCTCTATGCGCTGTTCATCGCGCTGGCGGTGATCGGCTGGCGCGACTGGCGTCGCTCGGCCGACGCATTGCATGCGGCGACGAGCCCGGTCGCCTGA
- a CDS encoding pyridoxamine 5'-phosphate oxidase family protein yields MIAPSAAVPGWELEVPPFHAGELAVQQRAGVTEAAGAGGRRGIRRFMPDQHRTFFAQLPLFVLGGVDAHGQPWATLRVGMPGFVTAPDPRTLRIDGDALPGDPLAGTWRPGVPFGGLGIEFDTRRRNRVNGVVRAVDGGALTVAVDQSFGNCAKYIQARKPVRVPREGERSAADAAPEVSDRLSDADRVLLAQADTFFVASANTAAAAGPARGADVSHRGGMPGFVRVDDAHTLTTPDFSGNRFFNTLGNLQLDPRAGLLFVDFDSGDLLYVAADAEIVWDGPLVASFDGAQRVVRFRVREVRRTRRVLPLRWSPVERAPQFAASTRAPAATASQTAASHVPTPASAAPSASGWRALRVAKIVDEARAMRSFHFEAADGGALPAYEAGQHLTLRVALPGGDAPAIRSYTLSDAPGAAHYRITVKREGRVSAWLHDHARAGMTLDAQMPRGRFTFDVASPRPAVLVSAGIGITPMMAMLRRALADDSASRRVVFVHGARDAADRPFAAELARLAHADARVSLHCFDSRAQRDGAGRIDVAQLKRILPFDDYDFYLCGPAAFMRELYDGLRALNVADERIRFEAFGPSSVVRTTHRADRTSPAASVPVVFRRSARDAEWTPADGTLLEFAESRGVTVPSDCRAGSCGTCATRVLSGAVDYLHAYDAAVEPGCALLCVAQPAARAGEPLVLDR; encoded by the coding sequence ATGATCGCGCCGAGCGCCGCCGTACCGGGCTGGGAACTCGAGGTGCCGCCGTTTCATGCGGGCGAGCTCGCCGTGCAGCAGCGTGCCGGCGTGACCGAGGCCGCTGGTGCGGGCGGCCGGCGCGGCATTCGCCGCTTCATGCCGGACCAGCACCGGACCTTCTTTGCGCAGCTGCCGTTGTTCGTGCTCGGCGGCGTCGATGCGCACGGCCAGCCGTGGGCGACGCTGCGGGTCGGCATGCCGGGCTTCGTGACGGCGCCGGACCCGCGCACGCTGCGCATCGACGGCGATGCGTTGCCCGGCGATCCGCTCGCCGGCACGTGGCGGCCCGGCGTGCCGTTCGGCGGGCTCGGCATCGAGTTCGATACGCGTCGGCGCAATCGCGTGAACGGCGTCGTGCGCGCGGTCGACGGCGGTGCGCTGACGGTTGCGGTCGACCAGAGCTTCGGCAATTGCGCGAAGTACATCCAGGCGCGCAAGCCGGTGCGCGTGCCGCGTGAGGGCGAGCGGTCCGCGGCTGATGCGGCGCCCGAGGTGTCGGACCGGCTGAGCGACGCCGATCGCGTGCTGCTCGCGCAGGCCGATACGTTCTTCGTCGCGAGCGCGAACACGGCGGCGGCTGCCGGCCCCGCGCGCGGCGCCGACGTGTCGCATCGCGGCGGGATGCCGGGCTTCGTGCGCGTCGACGATGCCCACACGCTGACCACGCCCGATTTCAGCGGCAACCGCTTCTTCAACACGCTCGGCAATCTGCAGCTCGATCCGCGCGCGGGCCTGCTGTTCGTCGATTTCGACAGCGGCGACCTGCTGTACGTCGCCGCCGATGCGGAGATCGTGTGGGACGGGCCGCTCGTCGCGTCGTTCGACGGCGCGCAGCGCGTCGTGCGTTTTCGGGTGCGCGAAGTGCGGCGCACGCGTCGCGTGCTGCCGTTGCGCTGGTCGCCGGTCGAGCGGGCGCCGCAGTTTGCGGCGTCGACGCGAGCGCCGGCCGCGACGGCTTCGCAAACGGCGGCGTCGCATGTGCCGACGCCCGCATCCGCCGCGCCGTCGGCGTCCGGCTGGCGCGCGCTGCGCGTCGCGAAGATCGTCGACGAAGCGCGCGCGATGCGCTCGTTTCATTTCGAGGCGGCGGACGGCGGCGCGCTGCCCGCATACGAAGCCGGTCAGCATCTGACGCTGCGCGTCGCGCTGCCGGGCGGCGATGCGCCGGCGATCCGCAGCTACACGCTGTCGGATGCGCCCGGCGCCGCCCATTACCGGATCACCGTGAAGCGGGAAGGGCGCGTGTCGGCGTGGCTGCACGACCACGCGCGCGCCGGCATGACGCTCGACGCGCAGATGCCGCGCGGCCGCTTCACGTTCGACGTCGCGAGCCCGCGACCGGCCGTGCTGGTGTCGGCCGGCATCGGCATCACGCCGATGATGGCGATGCTGCGACGCGCGCTGGCCGACGACAGCGCGTCGCGCCGCGTGGTGTTCGTGCACGGTGCGCGCGACGCGGCCGACCGGCCGTTCGCCGCCGAGCTCGCGCGTCTCGCACATGCCGATGCGCGCGTGTCGCTGCACTGCTTCGACAGCCGCGCGCAGCGCGACGGCGCGGGCCGCATCGACGTCGCGCAGCTCAAGCGCATCCTGCCGTTCGACGACTACGACTTCTACCTGTGCGGGCCGGCCGCCTTCATGCGCGAGCTGTACGACGGGCTGCGCGCGCTGAACGTCGCGGACGAGCGGATCCGTTTCGAGGCGTTCGGGCCGTCGAGCGTCGTGCGTACGACGCACCGAGCCGATCGCACGTCGCCGGCGGCGAGCGTGCCCGTGGTGTTTCGGCGCTCGGCGCGCGACGCCGAATGGACGCCCGCCGACGGCACGCTGCTCGAATTCGCCGAAAGCCGCGGCGTGACGGTGCCGTCGGATTGCCGCGCCGGCTCGTGCGGGACCTGCGCGACGCGTGTGCTGTCCGGCGCGGTCGACTACCTGCACGCATACGACGCAGCGGTCGAACCCGGCTGCGCGCTGCTGTGCGTCGCGCAGCCGGCCGCACGGGCCGGCGAGCCGCTCGTGCTCGACCGTTGA
- a CDS encoding LysR family transcriptional regulator, with product MADLRDVNLNRLAIFVAVVDAGSLTAAAERLGLAKTVVSTHMQRLESEVGANLLVRTTRRLSVTDAGRAFYDACRDILRAAEAALDAASSDAGPLRGTLRVSVPIDYGALVVAPAIVALRDAHPALDVELIANDRVVDLVADNLDVAIRIGRLADSNYRAVQLGEYEKWLVASPAFVARYGLPRDPDALAALPFVMLSTLPRPHTLELHHARGAHASVRCVAPVVSNTATACRAIALAGGGFGLLTDFSIADDVAAGRLVRLLPAWRSARAGIHAVYPSTRMPSRKVRAFVDAMKACIGTARPTAPARATASKRAARRAPGAA from the coding sequence ATGGCCGATCTACGCGACGTGAACCTGAACCGGCTGGCGATCTTCGTCGCGGTGGTCGATGCCGGCTCGCTGACGGCCGCCGCGGAGCGGCTCGGGCTGGCGAAGACGGTCGTCAGCACGCACATGCAGCGGCTCGAATCCGAGGTCGGCGCGAACCTGCTGGTGCGCACCACGCGGCGCCTGAGCGTGACCGACGCGGGGCGTGCGTTCTACGATGCGTGCCGCGACATCCTGCGTGCGGCGGAAGCCGCGCTCGACGCCGCGTCGTCCGACGCGGGGCCGCTGCGCGGCACGCTGCGCGTGAGCGTGCCGATCGACTACGGCGCGCTGGTGGTCGCGCCGGCGATCGTCGCGTTGCGCGACGCGCATCCGGCGCTCGACGTCGAGCTGATCGCGAACGATCGGGTCGTCGATCTCGTCGCGGACAACCTCGACGTTGCGATCCGCATCGGCCGGCTCGCCGATTCGAACTACCGCGCGGTGCAGCTCGGCGAATACGAGAAATGGCTCGTGGCGAGCCCCGCGTTCGTCGCGCGCTACGGGCTGCCGCGCGATCCGGACGCGCTCGCCGCGCTGCCGTTCGTGATGCTGTCGACGCTGCCGCGCCCGCATACGCTCGAACTCCACCATGCGCGCGGCGCTCACGCGTCGGTGCGCTGCGTCGCGCCGGTCGTCTCGAACACCGCGACCGCGTGCCGCGCGATCGCGCTCGCGGGCGGCGGCTTCGGGCTCCTGACGGATTTCTCGATCGCGGACGACGTGGCGGCCGGCCGGCTGGTGCGGCTGTTGCCCGCATGGCGCTCGGCGCGGGCCGGGATCCACGCGGTGTATCCGTCGACGCGCATGCCGTCGCGGAAAGTGCGCGCGTTCGTCGACGCGATGAAAGCGTGCATCGGAACCGCACGGCCAACCGCACCGGCGCGCGCAACGGCGTCGAAACGCGCGGCGCGCCGCGCGCCCGGAGCGGCTTAG
- a CDS encoding TonB-dependent siderophore receptor, whose amino-acid sequence MTVNRTIALAARRRRTKVGLGVGLGITLFAAQAAAAPGDARPASDADAAGGATLPAITVSGERGSALRAREASVAGLDDAPLRDTPASVSVVTRALIDDQQAKRLSDVLRNDASVVNDYAPVGYFEGFAIRGFPVDLASAIRIDGLTVSGEQNVPLENKERVEILKGLAGIDGGVVAPGGVINFVTKRAADVASVTAGVDSRGSTSAAVDLGRRFGADHQFGFRINAAKENMHSYVDDTNGRRTFGSIAADWDISPRASLQLNAEFQQWIQRSAPGYQLLGGTVVPSVKTTSKALGTQPWAKPVTTDALNLNARFDYQFSDDWKAYVAAGRSRTMIDDNSAFPYGCSYAASCAGGATSPFFFGANGDYDVYDFRSPGEYRRNDDLRAVTTGKFATGPLRHELTLGISVQRRVVHMADAVYDYVGSENVYGPDVAFPPSPNTPGPLYPRLDAWQYGVFGLDRISLGEHWQLLAGGKEVLLRQRNWDSIDGDATHTDRSVFLPQVALVYKPVTALSLYASYSKALSLGDQAPVRATNAYAFLPPVESHQFELGAKYDWLDRMSITAAVFSISKPFQFADPDASGASYTFVQRGTQRHQGIELGATGRLTERMALSASVAAIRARAYDSGSPAYEGHQIINVPALRASLYADYAVPHVAGLNLLGGVEYSAGRNANEEGTARVPSWFVFNLGARYTTKIGGHRTVLRVSVDNLFNKFYWRDAGEQQGDAYLFPGAPRTARVSLTYDF is encoded by the coding sequence ATGACGGTGAATAGAACAATCGCGTTGGCCGCACGGCGGCGGCGCACGAAGGTCGGCTTGGGCGTGGGCCTCGGCATCACGCTTTTCGCGGCGCAGGCCGCGGCCGCGCCGGGCGACGCGCGACCGGCTTCGGATGCCGATGCGGCCGGCGGCGCGACGCTGCCGGCGATCACGGTCAGCGGCGAACGCGGCAGCGCGCTGCGCGCGCGCGAAGCGTCGGTCGCCGGCCTCGACGATGCGCCGCTGCGCGATACGCCGGCGTCGGTCAGTGTCGTCACGCGCGCGCTGATCGACGATCAGCAGGCGAAGCGCCTGTCGGACGTGCTGCGCAACGACGCGTCGGTGGTCAACGACTATGCGCCGGTCGGCTATTTCGAGGGCTTCGCGATTCGCGGCTTTCCGGTCGATCTCGCGAGCGCGATCCGGATCGACGGCCTGACGGTGTCCGGCGAACAGAACGTGCCGCTCGAGAACAAGGAGCGCGTCGAGATCCTGAAGGGGCTCGCCGGCATCGACGGCGGCGTGGTCGCGCCGGGCGGCGTGATCAACTTCGTGACGAAGCGCGCGGCCGACGTCGCGAGCGTGACGGCCGGTGTCGACAGCCGTGGCTCGACGTCGGCGGCCGTGGATCTCGGCCGGCGCTTCGGCGCCGATCATCAGTTCGGCTTCCGGATCAATGCGGCGAAGGAGAATATGCACTCCTACGTCGACGACACGAACGGGCGGCGCACGTTCGGCTCGATCGCCGCCGACTGGGACATCAGCCCGCGCGCGAGCCTGCAGCTCAATGCGGAATTCCAGCAGTGGATCCAGCGCTCGGCGCCCGGCTACCAGCTGCTCGGCGGCACGGTCGTGCCGTCGGTCAAGACGACCTCGAAGGCGCTCGGCACGCAGCCGTGGGCGAAGCCGGTGACGACCGACGCGCTGAACCTGAACGCGCGCTTCGACTACCAGTTCAGCGACGACTGGAAAGCCTACGTCGCGGCCGGCCGCAGCCGCACGATGATCGACGACAACAGCGCGTTCCCGTACGGCTGCTCTTACGCGGCGAGCTGCGCGGGCGGCGCGACCTCGCCGTTCTTCTTCGGCGCGAACGGCGACTACGACGTGTACGACTTCCGCAGCCCGGGCGAATACCGCCGCAACGACGACCTGCGTGCGGTCACCACCGGCAAGTTCGCGACCGGCCCGCTGCGCCACGAGCTGACGCTCGGCATCAGCGTGCAGCGTCGCGTCGTGCATATGGCCGATGCCGTGTACGACTACGTGGGCAGCGAGAACGTCTACGGGCCGGACGTCGCGTTCCCGCCGTCGCCGAACACGCCGGGGCCGTTGTATCCGCGGCTCGACGCGTGGCAATACGGCGTGTTCGGGCTGGATCGCATCAGCCTCGGCGAGCACTGGCAGCTGCTGGCGGGCGGCAAGGAAGTGCTGCTGCGCCAGCGCAACTGGGACAGCATCGACGGCGATGCGACGCATACCGATCGCTCGGTGTTCCTGCCGCAGGTCGCGCTCGTCTACAAGCCGGTAACGGCGTTGTCGCTGTATGCGTCGTACAGCAAGGCGCTGTCGCTCGGCGATCAGGCGCCGGTGCGCGCGACCAACGCGTATGCGTTCCTGCCGCCGGTCGAGTCGCATCAATTCGAACTCGGCGCGAAATACGACTGGCTCGACCGGATGAGCATCACGGCCGCCGTGTTCTCGATCAGCAAGCCGTTCCAGTTCGCGGACCCCGACGCATCGGGCGCGAGCTACACGTTCGTGCAACGCGGCACGCAACGGCACCAGGGGATCGAGCTGGGTGCGACCGGCCGGCTGACCGAGCGCATGGCGCTGAGCGCGAGCGTCGCGGCGATTCGCGCGCGTGCCTACGATTCCGGCTCGCCGGCGTACGAGGGGCACCAGATCATCAACGTGCCGGCGCTGCGCGCGTCGCTGTATGCGGACTACGCCGTGCCGCACGTCGCGGGGCTGAACCTGCTCGGCGGCGTCGAGTACAGCGCGGGCCGCAACGCGAACGAAGAGGGCACCGCGCGCGTGCCGTCGTGGTTCGTGTTCAATCTCGGCGCGCGCTATACGACGAAGATCGGCGGCCATCGCACGGTGCTGCGCGTGTCGGTCGACAACCTGTTCAACAAGTTCTACTGGCGCGACGCGGGCGAGCAGCAGGGCGACGCGTACCTGTTCCCGGGCGCGCCGCGTACCGCGCGCGTATCGTTGACCTATGATTTCTGA
- a CDS encoding phosphotransferase enzyme family protein, producing MTFPLEPDARAVRGEADTHDVAPPQFGVDGEQAERDWPLMTLDEVAGVLARIDGAGAPARLAWHSPRPFSAAVLVHTTSERALFVKRHHASLRDVAALAEEHRFIAHLRAHGVPVADVLAARDGASAFASGDWTYEVHALAPGVDAYRGVMSWKPFAHPSHAYAAGRALAELHRASAGYDAPARPVRTLLSSFRVLSCADLTGALARWVDAQPLLTRALGTRDWRGDVAKWIGPYHARLVPLLGALPPLWTHGDWHASNLLWTDAAPGALVRTVLDFGLADRTCAVMDLALAIERNAIDWLAPAAARRVEYDQIGALLDGYESIAPLSDDAYAALVAMLPIVHTEFALSEVAYFGCIVAAPEIVDVAYDGYLIGHAQWFGERDGRRLLDWLGERRLTKRGSL from the coding sequence ATGACATTTCCTCTCGAGCCGGACGCGCGTGCAGTGCGCGGTGAAGCCGATACGCATGACGTCGCGCCGCCGCAATTCGGCGTCGACGGCGAGCAGGCCGAGCGCGACTGGCCGCTGATGACGCTCGACGAAGTCGCCGGCGTGCTCGCGCGCATCGACGGCGCCGGCGCACCGGCGCGGCTCGCCTGGCACAGCCCGCGACCGTTCTCGGCGGCCGTGCTGGTCCACACCACCAGCGAGCGCGCACTGTTCGTCAAGCGCCATCACGCGAGCCTGCGCGACGTCGCGGCGCTCGCCGAAGAGCATCGCTTCATCGCCCATCTGCGGGCGCACGGCGTGCCGGTCGCGGACGTGCTGGCGGCGCGCGACGGCGCGAGCGCGTTCGCGTCGGGCGACTGGACCTACGAAGTGCATGCGCTCGCGCCGGGCGTGGACGCGTATCGCGGCGTGATGTCGTGGAAGCCGTTCGCGCATCCGTCGCATGCGTATGCGGCTGGCCGCGCGCTGGCCGAACTGCATCGCGCGTCGGCCGGCTACGATGCGCCGGCGCGGCCCGTGCGCACGCTGCTGTCGAGTTTTCGCGTGTTGTCGTGCGCGGATCTGACCGGCGCGCTCGCACGCTGGGTCGACGCGCAGCCGCTGTTGACGCGCGCGCTCGGCACGCGCGACTGGCGCGGCGACGTCGCGAAGTGGATCGGCCCGTATCACGCGCGCCTCGTGCCGCTGCTGGGCGCGCTGCCGCCGCTGTGGACGCACGGCGACTGGCATGCGTCGAATCTGCTGTGGACCGACGCCGCACCGGGCGCGCTGGTGCGCACGGTGCTCGACTTCGGATTGGCGGATCGCACCTGCGCGGTGATGGACCTCGCGCTCGCGATCGAGCGCAATGCGATCGACTGGCTGGCGCCGGCCGCTGCACGCCGCGTCGAATACGATCAGATCGGCGCGCTGCTCGACGGTTACGAGTCGATTGCGCCGTTGAGCGACGACGCGTATGCGGCGCTCGTCGCGATGCTGCCGATCGTGCATACGGAGTTCGCGCTGTCGGAAGTCGCGTATTTCGGCTGTATCGTCGCTGCGCCGGAGATCGTCGACGTCGCATACGACGGTTACCTGATCGGCCACGCGCAATGGTTCGGCGAGCGCGATGGGCGGCGGTTGCTGGACTGGCTGGGGGAGCGGCGGCTTACGAAGCGGGGCAGCCTGTAA
- a CDS encoding TetR/AcrR family transcriptional regulator — MSNSEMEKALETPKRGRAYGGVAHEVRAAGRRDALLRAATQVFGTVGFRKATVRSICQEAKLNDRYFYAAFDSAEALLRATYLHHAQQLHGAVARAVAARGGDLDARVDAGLAAFFGYLRDPCAARVLLLEVMGVSAETDATYQRMLLDFGKLIMEIGATPEAATPAERIEQRLVGLALVGAMTNVGAAWLLTGHRDPEAQMVASCRKVLLGTLRQDG; from the coding sequence ATGTCAAACAGCGAAATGGAGAAAGCCCTCGAAACGCCAAAGCGGGGCCGCGCTTACGGCGGCGTGGCGCACGAAGTCCGGGCGGCCGGGCGGCGCGACGCGCTGCTGCGCGCCGCGACGCAGGTGTTCGGCACGGTGGGGTTCCGCAAGGCGACCGTGCGGTCGATCTGCCAGGAGGCGAAGCTCAACGATCGCTACTTCTACGCCGCGTTCGACAGCGCCGAGGCGCTGCTGCGCGCGACCTACCTGCATCACGCGCAGCAACTGCACGGCGCGGTCGCGCGCGCGGTGGCGGCGCGCGGCGGCGACCTCGACGCGCGCGTCGACGCGGGGCTCGCGGCGTTCTTCGGCTACCTGCGCGACCCGTGTGCGGCGCGCGTGCTGCTGCTCGAAGTGATGGGCGTGAGCGCAGAAACCGATGCGACCTACCAGCGGATGCTGCTCGATTTCGGCAAGCTGATCATGGAGATCGGCGCGACGCCCGAGGCCGCGACGCCCGCCGAACGCATCGAGCAGCGGCTCGTCGGGCTTGCGCTGGTCGGCGCGATGACCAACGTCGGCGCGGCGTGGCTGCTCACCGGCCATCGCGATCCCGAGGCGCAGATGGTCGCGAGTTGCCGGAAGGTGCTGCTGGGCACGTTGCGGCAAGACGGGTAG
- a CDS encoding glutathione S-transferase family protein has translation MSAANQPARPVRVYSFPLSGHAHRVRLFLSLLGVPFDTIDVDLAGGAQREPAFLALNPLGQVPVIDDDGIVLADSNAILVYLAKRYGDAHWLPDDALGAATVQRWLSYAAGPIASGPAAARLVTVFNATLDHDAAKRTAAKVLAAIDGELAGKPFAAGAQPTIADVAAYTYIAHAPEGGVSLEPYPHVRAWLARVEALPGFVGMPATRAGLLAA, from the coding sequence ATGTCTGCTGCCAACCAGCCTGCCCGTCCGGTTCGCGTCTATTCGTTCCCGCTGTCCGGGCATGCGCACCGCGTCCGTCTGTTCCTGTCGCTGCTCGGCGTGCCGTTCGACACGATCGACGTCGATCTGGCCGGCGGCGCGCAGCGCGAGCCCGCGTTCCTCGCGCTCAACCCGCTCGGCCAGGTGCCGGTGATCGACGACGACGGCATCGTGCTGGCCGATTCGAACGCGATCCTGGTCTATCTCGCGAAGCGCTATGGCGACGCCCACTGGCTGCCGGACGACGCGCTCGGCGCGGCCACCGTGCAGCGCTGGCTGTCGTACGCAGCGGGACCGATCGCGTCGGGGCCGGCGGCCGCGCGGCTCGTCACCGTGTTCAACGCGACGCTCGATCACGACGCGGCCAAGCGCACCGCCGCGAAGGTGCTCGCCGCGATCGACGGCGAGCTGGCCGGCAAGCCGTTCGCGGCCGGCGCGCAGCCGACGATCGCCGACGTCGCCGCGTACACGTACATCGCGCATGCGCCGGAAGGCGGCGTGTCGCTCGAGCCGTATCCGCACGTGCGCGCGTGGCTCGCGCGCGTCGAGGCGCTGCCGGGTTTCGTCGGGATGCCGGCGACGCGCGCCGGCTTGCTCGCCGCGTGA
- a CDS encoding DUF2970 domain-containing protein: MKLFSMIRLVLWSFFGVRNSKSHASDLANVNFTLLPFVAIVLAVLVGAVIYGVVHLVADPTATMQGF; the protein is encoded by the coding sequence ATGAAACTGTTCAGCATGATCCGTCTGGTTCTGTGGAGTTTCTTCGGCGTGCGCAACAGCAAGTCGCACGCGTCCGACCTCGCGAACGTCAATTTCACGCTGCTCCCGTTCGTCGCGATCGTGCTCGCCGTGCTGGTCGGCGCGGTGATCTACGGCGTCGTTCATCTGGTCGCCGATCCGACCGCGACGATGCAGGGGTTCTGA
- a CDS encoding HlyD family efflux transporter periplasmic adaptor subunit, with protein MHRLPQLRQELTLSAGPVTPDGAPTWMLHDPAANRFFQIGWPAFELLSRWALDDANAIVEAVNRDTTLTVTLDDMEALLRTLRQENLLVAMSAADTARLDAHEAAQHTSRAMWLLKHYLMIRIPIWHPMSFLRATHRYVAFAFRPAFWYVVTAVALLGLFLASRRWDEFLHTFHNYADWRGLVGVGIALGFAKVLHEFAHAYTAQRHGCRVPTMGVALLVMVPVLYTDTTEAWKVPERRRRLWIGAAGMLSEVALAAFSTLAWTLLPDGPLRAGAFLLATTTWVATLGINASPFMRFDGYFLLSDWLDMPNLHDRAFALGRWWLRERLFGFGDPQPEPCSAERRRFLIAFSFATWLYRLTVFMSIALVVYHAFFKLLGMVLFCVEFGWFIMRPVWREAQHCWARRDALHWRRETRRSALLGAALLAFFVLPWHAGVSAPAVLTPLRAQGLYTVEPGYLAETPEPARDGRKVRAGDTLAVLVSPDLDAKLASASAEEARLRWEVEQQSFDDRLQQQGTALQRRWESARQTVAGLRAEIARLTIRAPFDGTVQANDDAQAPGTWLPRGERLYDIVAPGGVKGDAYVGEHDVERLAAGQTAVFVSDVPELAARRCRIAAIDKVNVATLDEPTVASTYGGPIPAEQDPKTHQLVPLQATWQVRFDACSGGDGPGREVPGTAQLGAGRESYLGRGLRFVAAVLQRELGF; from the coding sequence ATGCACCGACTCCCGCAACTGCGCCAGGAACTGACGCTCTCGGCCGGCCCCGTGACGCCCGACGGCGCGCCGACCTGGATGCTGCACGATCCTGCCGCGAACCGCTTCTTCCAGATCGGCTGGCCCGCGTTCGAGCTGCTCTCGCGCTGGGCGCTCGACGACGCGAACGCGATCGTCGAGGCCGTGAACCGCGACACCACCCTCACCGTCACGCTCGACGACATGGAGGCGCTGCTGCGCACGCTGCGCCAGGAGAACCTGCTGGTTGCCATGAGCGCCGCGGACACCGCACGGCTCGACGCCCACGAGGCGGCGCAGCATACCTCGCGCGCCATGTGGCTGCTCAAGCACTACCTGATGATCCGGATTCCGATCTGGCATCCGATGTCGTTCCTGCGCGCCACGCACCGCTACGTCGCGTTCGCGTTCCGGCCGGCGTTCTGGTACGTGGTCACGGCGGTGGCTCTGCTCGGCCTGTTCCTCGCGTCGCGGCGCTGGGACGAATTCCTGCACACCTTCCACAACTACGCCGACTGGCGCGGCCTGGTGGGCGTGGGCATCGCGCTCGGCTTCGCCAAGGTGCTGCACGAGTTCGCGCATGCCTACACGGCGCAGCGCCACGGCTGCCGCGTGCCCACCATGGGCGTGGCGTTGCTGGTGATGGTGCCGGTGCTGTACACCGACACCACCGAGGCCTGGAAGGTGCCCGAGCGGCGCCGCCGGCTGTGGATCGGCGCGGCCGGCATGCTCAGCGAGGTGGCGCTCGCCGCGTTCTCCACGCTGGCGTGGACGCTGCTGCCCGACGGGCCGCTGCGCGCCGGCGCGTTCCTGCTCGCCACCACCACCTGGGTGGCCACGCTCGGCATCAACGCGAGCCCCTTCATGCGCTTCGACGGCTATTTCCTGCTGTCGGACTGGCTCGACATGCCGAACCTGCACGATCGCGCGTTCGCGCTCGGCCGCTGGTGGCTGCGCGAACGGCTGTTCGGCTTCGGCGACCCGCAGCCCGAACCGTGCAGCGCCGAGCGCCGCCGCTTCCTGATCGCGTTCTCGTTCGCCACCTGGCTGTACCGGCTGACCGTGTTCATGTCGATCGCGCTGGTGGTGTATCACGCGTTCTTCAAGCTGCTCGGCATGGTGCTGTTCTGCGTGGAATTCGGCTGGTTCATCATGCGCCCGGTGTGGCGCGAGGCGCAGCACTGCTGGGCGCGCCGCGACGCGCTGCACTGGCGCCGCGAAACCCGGCGCAGCGCGTTGCTGGGCGCGGCGCTGCTGGCATTCTTCGTGCTGCCGTGGCATGCCGGCGTGAGCGCGCCGGCCGTGCTCACGCCGCTGCGCGCCCAGGGGCTCTATACGGTCGAGCCCGGCTACCTCGCCGAGACGCCGGAGCCGGCGCGCGACGGGCGCAAGGTACGGGCCGGCGACACACTCGCAGTGCTGGTGTCGCCCGATCTCGACGCGAAGCTGGCCAGCGCCAGCGCCGAGGAGGCGCGGCTGCGCTGGGAAGTCGAGCAGCAATCGTTCGACGATCGCCTGCAGCAGCAGGGCACGGCGTTGCAACGCCGCTGGGAGTCGGCGCGGCAGACGGTGGCGGGGCTGCGTGCCGAGATCGCGCGACTGACGATCCGCGCGCCATTCGACGGCACCGTGCAGGCCAACGACGACGCGCAAGCGCCCGGCACCTGGCTGCCGCGCGGCGAGCGGCTCTACGACATCGTGGCGCCCGGCGGCGTGAAAGGCGACGCCTACGTGGGCGAGCACGACGTGGAGCGCCTCGCGGCCGGACAGACGGCCGTGTTCGTGTCGGACGTGCCCGAACTCGCGGCGCGCCGTTGCCGCATCGCCGCGATCGACAAGGTCAACGTGGCCACGCTCGACGAGCCCACCGTGGCCAGCACGTACGGCGGCCCGATCCCCGCCGAGCAGGATCCGAAGACGCACCAGCTGGTGCCGCTGCAAGCCACCTGGCAGGTGCGCTTCGACGCGTGCAGCGGCGGCGACGGGCCGGGACGCGAGGTGCCCGGCACGGCGCAGCTCGGCGCCGGCCGCGAAAGCTACCTGGGCCGCGGCCTGCGGTTCGTGGCCGCGGTATTGCAACGCGAACTGGGCTTCTGA